In Streptomyces sp. SN-593, a single genomic region encodes these proteins:
- a CDS encoding lipopolysaccharide biosynthesis protein, whose translation MSGELLDDGEEVDLVRDQVRQIVRYKRLIAAGLLVGLVGGAYLSLGGADTYAASSTVMVRAATADPFAAGATPDKGIDIGTERQSAMSTSVAETAAKAVKQPVAKLQHCLQVTNPPNTLVLRFTCTASNGRDAAAWVNAFTRSYLDGRESATRTTIKKMVKGYQDQLDPLVKQRNELLDQIDQTSDSQVVGTLVSVQTNLLSRITELNGDISGLRALDTTPGTVIKPGTVPDAPTGPGLPLMLGLGAAVGIALGLLAAWLRLVFDPRPRSAGEVTRAMDAPVLGTLPGGGGRRGGGPQPLLAGDHMAGRLAEEYRAIAFRLSHDQRFAERRRLLVVEPRGSSATAAAVAVNLSASFAEMGKEALLVEADLRTPSLSARLRPAEGHRPGWARNPGQGEGGWPAGLQLPVDTGEYGSFDLVPGRRVPNVARALTSGQAGRLFAEADDPGTVVVVLAPPVLSYADALALADRVDGVVVVCDPAEVRREDLVRVRELVAGAGGFVLGTVLHRAPAAPGRSRFLPRRYGGGHRAAPASAARPDHAARVAPAVPERHPVP comes from the coding sequence ATGAGCGGTGAACTGCTGGACGACGGAGAGGAAGTGGACCTCGTCCGGGACCAGGTACGGCAGATCGTCCGCTACAAGCGCCTGATCGCGGCCGGCCTGCTCGTCGGCCTGGTCGGCGGCGCCTACCTCTCCCTGGGCGGCGCGGACACGTATGCCGCGAGCAGTACCGTGATGGTCAGGGCGGCGACCGCGGACCCGTTCGCCGCCGGCGCGACGCCCGACAAGGGCATCGACATCGGCACCGAGCGCCAGTCCGCGATGAGCACCAGCGTCGCCGAGACCGCCGCGAAGGCGGTCAAGCAGCCGGTCGCCAAGCTCCAGCACTGCCTCCAGGTCACCAACCCGCCCAACACGCTGGTGCTGCGCTTCACCTGCACCGCCTCGAACGGGCGGGACGCCGCCGCCTGGGTGAACGCGTTCACCAGGTCCTACCTGGACGGCCGTGAGTCGGCGACCAGGACGACCATCAAGAAGATGGTCAAGGGCTACCAGGACCAGCTCGACCCGCTCGTGAAGCAGCGCAACGAACTGCTCGACCAGATCGACCAGACCAGCGACAGCCAGGTGGTCGGCACCCTCGTGTCCGTGCAGACCAACCTGCTCAGCCGGATCACCGAACTCAACGGCGACATCAGCGGGTTGCGCGCGCTCGACACCACGCCGGGCACCGTCATCAAGCCGGGCACGGTGCCCGACGCGCCGACCGGCCCGGGACTGCCGCTGATGCTGGGCCTCGGCGCCGCGGTCGGGATCGCGCTCGGCCTGCTCGCCGCGTGGCTGCGGCTGGTCTTCGACCCGCGCCCGCGCTCGGCCGGCGAGGTCACCCGGGCGATGGACGCGCCGGTGCTCGGCACCCTGCCCGGCGGAGGCGGCCGCCGGGGCGGCGGCCCCCAACCCCTGCTCGCCGGGGACCACATGGCCGGCCGGCTCGCCGAGGAGTACCGGGCGATCGCCTTCCGGCTCAGCCACGACCAGCGGTTCGCCGAACGCCGCCGACTGCTCGTCGTCGAGCCGCGCGGCAGCAGCGCCACCGCGGCCGCCGTCGCGGTCAACCTCTCCGCGTCCTTCGCCGAGATGGGCAAGGAGGCGCTGCTCGTCGAGGCCGACCTGCGCACCCCGTCGCTGTCCGCGCGGCTGCGCCCGGCCGAGGGCCACCGCCCCGGCTGGGCCCGCAACCCGGGCCAGGGCGAGGGCGGTTGGCCCGCGGGGCTCCAACTCCCGGTGGACACCGGTGAGTACGGCTCCTTCGACCTGGTGCCCGGCCGCCGCGTCCCCAACGTCGCCCGCGCGCTCACCTCCGGCCAGGCCGGCCGGCTCTTCGCCGAGGCCGACGACCCCGGCACCGTCGTCGTGGTCCTCGCCCCGCCGGTGCTGTCCTACGCCGACGCGCTCGCGCTCGCCGACCGGGTGGACGGCGTGGTCGTGGTCTGCGACCCGGCCGAGGTGCGCCGCGAGGACCTGGTCCGGGTCCGGGAACTGGTCGCGGGGGCCGGCGGTTTCGTGCTCGGCACCGTGCTGCACCGCGCCCCGGCCGCGCCCGGCCGCTCACGGTTCCTGCCGCGCCGGTACGGCGGGGGCCACCGGGCCGCCCCCGCGTCCGCCGCCCGTCCCGACCACGCGGCCCGGGTCGCCCCCGCTGTTCCGGAGCGCCACCCGGTCCCTTGA
- a CDS encoding CDP-alcohol phosphatidyltransferase family protein — translation MAVRAGGAGEAVGRPLGYGEALRRLRDAQKTAKGVSLYSRYVNRPVGRVLAAGAYRAGLSPNQVTLVSAACSAAGIAALALAGPSWRLAAAVYAALAVGFAFDSADGQLARLLGRGGPAGEWLDHVVDCAKITALHAAVLIAFHRHFRLPGDGWLLVPLGFQLTAVLIFFGGLLTDKLKPRGGPGGPAAAPSRLRAVALLPVDYGVMCAVFLLLGSERAFRYGYTVLFAVHVLFLAAFLAKWFRELNALPRQAG, via the coding sequence ATGGCGGTGCGGGCGGGCGGGGCGGGCGAGGCGGTCGGCAGGCCGCTCGGGTACGGCGAGGCGCTGCGCCGGCTGCGGGACGCGCAGAAGACCGCGAAAGGTGTCTCGCTCTACTCGCGGTACGTGAACCGGCCGGTCGGCCGGGTGCTGGCCGCGGGGGCCTACCGCGCCGGGCTCAGCCCGAACCAGGTCACCCTGGTCAGCGCAGCGTGCAGCGCCGCCGGCATCGCCGCTCTCGCGCTGGCCGGCCCGTCGTGGCGGCTCGCCGCGGCCGTCTACGCCGCGCTCGCGGTCGGCTTCGCCTTCGACTCCGCCGACGGCCAACTCGCCCGGCTGCTCGGCCGGGGCGGCCCGGCGGGGGAGTGGCTGGACCACGTGGTGGACTGCGCGAAGATCACCGCGCTGCACGCCGCCGTGCTGATCGCCTTCCACCGCCACTTCCGGCTGCCCGGCGACGGGTGGCTGCTGGTGCCGCTCGGTTTCCAACTCACCGCCGTGCTCATCTTCTTCGGCGGGCTGCTCACCGACAAGCTGAAGCCGAGGGGCGGCCCGGGCGGCCCGGCGGCGGCGCCGTCACGGCTGCGCGCCGTCGCGCTGCTGCCGGTCGACTACGGCGTCATGTGCGCGGTCTTCCTGCTGCTCGGCAGCGAACGCGCCTTCCGCTACGGCTACACCGTGCTGTTCGCGGTGCACGTGCTGTTCCTGGCGGCCTTCCTGGCGAAGTGGTTCCGCGAACTCAACGCGCTGCCGCGTCAGGCGGGTTGA
- a CDS encoding multidrug effflux MFS transporter yields MESAAVQDAGPDSPAQFTATPATAPAPTPVPPPRGGRAPGPRANRPAQARTGLVVTLVLGGLTALPPLSMDMYLPALPKVSHALHASSATVQLTLTACLAGMALGQLVVGPLSDRWGRRRPLLVGMAVYVLATVVCAFAPTVPLLIGFRLVQGLAGSAGIVISRAVVRDMYDGLAMARFFATLQLISGVAPIIAPAIGGQILRLTDWRGIFVVCAVVGTLLTLLCWRRLLETLPPEQRHGGALTSTFGSMRGLLADRVFTGYVLAGSFAFAALFTYVSASSFVVQDIYGASPQTFGLLFGLNSVGIVGVGQLNGKVLVGRVDMDRVLGFGLAMITLAATALVLLTTGVLGHATLAEVAAALFVLMASMGLVLPTANTRALLRTRRHAGAASALIGTSSFLIGAVLSPLSGVAGDGTAVPMAVTQLGCVLVAVACFVGLCLRGRRTVEGP; encoded by the coding sequence ATGGAGAGTGCCGCCGTGCAGGACGCCGGGCCGGACAGCCCCGCCCAGTTCACCGCAACCCCCGCCACCGCCCCCGCCCCGACTCCCGTCCCCCCGCCCCGCGGCGGCCGTGCCCCCGGCCCGCGCGCGAACCGTCCGGCGCAGGCCCGGACCGGCCTGGTCGTCACCCTCGTCCTCGGCGGCCTCACCGCGCTCCCGCCGCTGTCGATGGACATGTACCTGCCCGCTCTGCCGAAGGTCTCCCACGCGCTGCACGCGTCGTCCGCGACGGTGCAGCTCACCCTGACCGCCTGCCTGGCCGGCATGGCGCTCGGGCAGCTCGTGGTCGGCCCGCTGAGCGACCGCTGGGGCCGGCGCCGCCCCCTGCTGGTCGGCATGGCGGTCTACGTCCTGGCCACCGTGGTCTGCGCGTTCGCCCCCACCGTGCCGCTGCTGATCGGCTTCCGGCTGGTCCAGGGGCTGGCCGGTTCGGCGGGCATCGTGATCTCCCGCGCGGTGGTCCGCGACATGTACGACGGCCTGGCGATGGCCCGGTTCTTCGCCACCCTCCAGCTCATCTCCGGGGTGGCACCGATCATCGCCCCCGCGATCGGCGGCCAGATCCTGCGGCTGACGGACTGGCGCGGCATCTTCGTGGTCTGCGCGGTGGTCGGCACCCTGCTGACCCTGCTGTGCTGGCGGCGCCTGCTGGAGACGCTGCCCCCCGAGCAGCGCCACGGCGGCGCGCTGACCTCCACCTTCGGCTCGATGCGCGGGCTGCTCGCGGACCGCGTCTTCACCGGCTACGTCCTGGCCGGCAGCTTCGCCTTCGCGGCGCTGTTCACGTACGTGTCCGCGTCGTCGTTCGTCGTCCAGGACATCTACGGGGCCTCCCCGCAGACCTTCGGCCTGCTCTTCGGCCTGAACTCCGTCGGCATCGTCGGCGTCGGCCAGCTCAACGGCAAGGTGCTGGTCGGCCGGGTGGACATGGACCGGGTGCTCGGCTTCGGGCTCGCCATGATCACGCTCGCCGCCACCGCGCTGGTGCTGCTGACCACCGGCGTCCTCGGCCACGCCACCCTCGCCGAGGTCGCGGCCGCGCTGTTCGTGCTGATGGCGTCGATGGGGCTGGTGCTGCCCACCGCGAACACCCGGGCGCTGCTGCGCACCCGCCGGCACGCCGGCGCCGCCTCCGCGCTGATCGGCACGTCCTCGTTCCTGATCGGCGCGGTGCTGTCCCCGCTGTCGGGCGTGGCGGGCGACGGCACCGCCGTGCCGATGGCGGTCACGCAGCTCGGCTGCGTGCTGGTCGCCGTGGCCTGCTTCGTCGGGCTCTGCCTGCGCGGGCGGCGTACGGTGGAGGGACCGTAG
- a CDS encoding Gfo/Idh/MocA family protein, translating to MSEHTTGARTAGVQGRRVRWGILATGGIAATFTEALLSLPDDAEVVAVGSRGAASATAFAERYGIPRAYGSWDELAADEEVDVVYVATPHSAHRAAAGLCLEAGKAVLCEKAFTINSREARELVGLARERGLFLMEAMWTYCNPLVLHLLALVQDGVIGEVRHVSAHFGFFNDFPPEHRMRDPALGGGALLDLGVYPVSFAHLLLGTPDTVEAWAQLTPERVDAATGIVLGWNSGAVATLSCGFTADIGAPAAIAGTGGRIEIPDGFFNAERFVVHRPGVEPQTVLLSDVSEDHERGSMRHEATEVMRALRAGETESPLVPLDGSLAVMSTLDRVRECVNVRYPGVD from the coding sequence ATGAGCGAGCACACGACCGGCGCGCGGACGGCCGGTGTCCAGGGGCGCCGGGTCCGCTGGGGCATCCTGGCGACCGGCGGCATCGCCGCCACCTTCACCGAGGCGCTGCTGTCGCTGCCCGACGACGCGGAGGTGGTCGCGGTCGGCTCGCGCGGCGCCGCGTCCGCGACGGCGTTCGCGGAGCGGTACGGCATCCCGCGCGCGTACGGCAGTTGGGACGAACTCGCCGCCGACGAGGAGGTGGACGTGGTGTACGTCGCCACGCCGCACTCCGCGCACCGCGCCGCGGCCGGGCTGTGCCTGGAGGCGGGGAAGGCGGTGCTGTGCGAGAAGGCGTTCACCATCAACTCCCGCGAGGCGCGCGAACTGGTGGGGCTGGCCCGCGAGCGCGGGCTGTTCCTCATGGAGGCGATGTGGACGTACTGCAACCCGCTGGTCCTGCACCTGCTGGCGCTGGTGCAGGACGGCGTGATCGGTGAGGTACGGCACGTCAGCGCGCACTTCGGCTTCTTCAACGACTTCCCGCCCGAGCACCGGATGCGCGATCCCGCGCTGGGCGGCGGGGCGCTGCTCGACCTCGGGGTCTACCCGGTGTCCTTCGCGCACCTGTTGCTCGGCACACCCGACACCGTGGAGGCGTGGGCGCAGCTCACGCCGGAGCGGGTGGACGCGGCGACCGGGATCGTGCTCGGCTGGAACAGCGGTGCCGTCGCCACGTTGAGCTGCGGGTTCACCGCGGACATCGGGGCGCCCGCGGCGATCGCCGGGACCGGGGGGCGGATCGAGATCCCCGACGGGTTCTTCAACGCGGAGCGGTTCGTGGTGCACCGTCCGGGGGTCGAGCCGCAGACGGTGCTGCTGTCCGACGTGAGCGAGGACCACGAGCGCGGGAGCATGCGGCACGAGGCGACGGAGGTCATGAGGGCGCTGCGCGCCGGCGAGACCGAGTCGCCGCTCGTCCCGCTCGACGGTTCGCTGGCGGTGATGAGCACGCTGGACCGGGTCCGCGAGTGCGTCAACGTCCGCTATCCCGGGGTGGACTGA
- a CDS encoding serine hydrolase domain-containing protein, which translates to MAPPLSRGSCPEARLDTDELHRIVPGLTAWLAPGNDPDRPHPWCAGAVVVAGRGPVVALHEAVGWAVRYAGYDEHADRGVELPREQWVPARPDTVFDLASVTKLFTAVVAVRQIERGVLRPDAPVASYAPELTAAAAHGVTLRHLLTHTSGLRPELPLYDEPDAAARAARLAAEEPLTPPGAVRTYSDLNLLLLQTVLERTAGSGIDRLVAEHVTEPLGMADTRFNPPASWLPRIAATEDQRRPWGKLDRGMVHGAVHDENAHAMGGVAGHAGLFSTGWDLAVFCRAVLDAAAGASDALLTPAGAGLLLGGARAGAGAGANAGAGAGGVLDGAPLGFERDQPWFMGELAGRGAVGHTGFTGTGLVLDPATDTFLVLLTNSVHPVRNWREGSGPRAEAATRLARAVR; encoded by the coding sequence ATGGCCCCGCCGCTGTCGAGAGGTTCCTGCCCTGAGGCGCGCCTCGACACCGACGAGCTGCACCGGATCGTCCCCGGCCTGACCGCCTGGCTGGCGCCCGGCAACGACCCCGACCGCCCGCACCCCTGGTGCGCGGGCGCCGTCGTCGTGGCCGGGCGCGGCCCGGTCGTGGCCCTGCACGAGGCCGTCGGCTGGGCGGTCCGCTACGCCGGGTACGACGAGCACGCCGACCGCGGGGTGGAGCTGCCCCGCGAGCAGTGGGTGCCCGCCCGGCCCGACACCGTCTTCGACCTCGCCTCGGTCACCAAGCTGTTCACCGCCGTGGTCGCGGTCCGGCAGATCGAGCGCGGCGTGCTGCGCCCGGACGCGCCCGTCGCGTCGTACGCGCCCGAGCTGACGGCCGCCGCCGCGCACGGCGTCACGCTGCGGCACCTGCTCACCCACACCTCCGGTCTGCGGCCCGAACTCCCGCTGTACGACGAGCCGGACGCCGCCGCCCGTGCCGCCCGGCTCGCCGCGGAGGAGCCGCTCACGCCCCCCGGCGCGGTGCGCACCTACTCGGACCTGAACCTGCTGCTGCTCCAGACCGTGCTGGAGCGCACCGCCGGCAGCGGCATCGACCGGCTGGTCGCCGAGCACGTCACCGAGCCGCTGGGCATGGCGGACACCCGCTTCAACCCGCCGGCCTCCTGGCTGCCGCGGATCGCCGCGACGGAGGACCAGCGCCGGCCCTGGGGCAAGCTCGACCGGGGCATGGTGCACGGCGCGGTCCACGACGAGAACGCCCACGCCATGGGCGGGGTCGCCGGGCACGCCGGGCTGTTCTCCACCGGCTGGGACCTGGCGGTGTTCTGCCGGGCGGTCCTGGACGCCGCCGCGGGGGCCTCCGACGCGTTGCTCACGCCCGCGGGGGCAGGGCTGCTGCTCGGCGGCGCGAGAGCGGGGGCAGGCGCGGGTGCGAACGCCGGTGCGGGCGCGGGCGGTGTGCTGGACGGGGCGCCCCTCGGGTTCGAGCGCGACCAGCCCTGGTTCATGGGCGAGTTGGCCGGGCGCGGCGCCGTCGGGCACACCGGTTTCACCGGGACCGGCCTGGTACTGGACCCGGCGACCGACACGTTCCTGGTGCTGCTCACCAACTCCGTCCACCCGGTGCGGAACTGGCGCGAGGGCAGCGGGCCGCGAGCGGAGGCCGCGACCCGGCTGGCCCGCGCGGTGCGGTAG
- a CDS encoding aldo/keto reductase: MADSPATPAAPAGGTADLGGLAVSRVGFGAMQLERLHDDRDAAVALLRRAAELGVNHVDTAEFYGDGFVNGVIRDAYRDRLDGSGDDGVIVVSKVGATPDSGRIPLRLAQRPDELRASVEDNLRSLGVDRVPVVNLRRADSGPGLRAEGEQIVDLDDQLAVMTALRDEGKIGAIGLSAVSLDTLRRALPAGIVCVQNSYSLVAREDEEVLKLCVAEGIAWVPFFPLGGAFPGLPKVTDEPDVRAAADALGATPAQVGLAWLLHHTPNTVLIPGTADPDHLAANVAAGAVRLDPATLATLDAVPSRTGDITFD; the protein is encoded by the coding sequence ATGGCAGACAGCCCCGCCACCCCCGCCGCCCCGGCCGGCGGCACCGCCGACCTCGGCGGCCTCGCCGTCTCCCGCGTCGGCTTCGGCGCCATGCAGCTCGAACGCCTCCACGACGACCGCGACGCCGCTGTCGCCCTCCTGCGCCGCGCCGCCGAGCTGGGCGTCAACCACGTGGACACCGCCGAGTTCTACGGCGACGGCTTCGTCAACGGCGTGATCCGCGACGCCTACCGCGACCGGCTCGACGGGTCCGGCGACGACGGCGTCATCGTCGTCAGCAAGGTCGGCGCCACCCCCGACTCCGGCCGCATCCCGCTGCGCCTGGCCCAGCGCCCCGACGAGCTGCGCGCCAGCGTCGAGGACAACCTCCGGAGTCTCGGCGTCGACCGCGTCCCCGTGGTGAACCTGCGCCGCGCCGACTCCGGGCCCGGACTGCGCGCCGAGGGCGAGCAGATCGTGGACCTCGACGACCAGCTCGCGGTGATGACCGCGCTGCGCGACGAGGGCAAGATCGGCGCCATCGGCCTGAGCGCCGTCTCGCTCGACACGCTGCGCCGCGCGCTCCCGGCCGGCATCGTCTGCGTGCAGAACTCCTACAGCCTGGTCGCGCGCGAGGACGAGGAGGTGCTGAAGCTGTGCGTGGCCGAGGGCATCGCCTGGGTGCCCTTCTTCCCGCTGGGCGGGGCGTTCCCCGGGCTGCCCAAGGTGACCGACGAGCCGGACGTGCGCGCCGCGGCCGACGCGCTCGGTGCCACCCCGGCGCAGGTGGGCCTCGCCTGGCTGCTGCACCACACCCCGAACACCGTGCTGATCCCCGGCACCGCCGACCCGGACCACCTCGCCGCCAACGTCGCCGCGGGCGCGGTCCGACTCGACCCGGCGACCCTGGCGACCCTGGACGCGGTGCCTTCCCGCACGGGCGACATCACCTTCGACTGA
- a CDS encoding GNAT family N-acetyltransferase, translating to MNESVHVRHATSEDIEGIVTCSVALLTEDAAVRDPKVEPLWALRHGRESFEATLADPSCLLLVADDGAGAVVGYLIGVLAEPVAVLPIRSATLRALYVAPERRGTGTGTRLTADFLAWARDHGAVRAEVSAYAGNDAGRRFYERQGFTTRALRLDLDLESTPAP from the coding sequence ATGAACGAGTCCGTACACGTGCGTCACGCCACCAGCGAGGACATCGAGGGCATCGTCACGTGCAGCGTGGCGCTGCTGACGGAGGACGCGGCCGTCCGCGACCCCAAGGTGGAGCCGCTGTGGGCGCTGCGGCACGGCAGGGAGTCCTTCGAGGCGACCCTCGCGGACCCCTCGTGCCTGCTGCTGGTGGCGGACGACGGGGCCGGCGCCGTCGTCGGCTACCTCATCGGCGTCCTCGCGGAACCGGTCGCGGTGCTCCCGATCCGCAGCGCGACCCTGCGGGCGCTCTACGTCGCGCCCGAGCGGCGCGGCACCGGCACGGGGACCCGGCTCACCGCCGACTTCCTCGCGTGGGCCAGGGACCACGGCGCCGTCCGCGCGGAGGTCAGCGCCTACGCCGGCAACGACGCCGGCCGCCGCTTCTACGAGCGGCAGGGCTTCACCACCCGAGCGCTCCGCCTCGACCTCGACCTGGAGTCCACCCCGGCCCCCTGA
- a CDS encoding adenylyltransferase/cytidyltransferase family protein, giving the protein MMLHRVGYAPGVYDLFHVGHLNILRHARSQCDYLVAGVVSDEMAELAKGRSPVVPLVERLEIVRSVRFVDAAFVETVPDKLETWRQVRFDVLFKGDDWRGTDKGRRLERKFAAVGVEIVYFPYTVHTSSTQLRRALDVLTGPAGGVAAAGGAGPTPLNPPDAAAR; this is encoded by the coding sequence ATGATGCTGCACCGGGTCGGTTACGCGCCGGGGGTCTACGACCTGTTCCACGTCGGCCATCTGAACATCCTGCGGCACGCCCGCAGCCAGTGCGACTACCTGGTGGCGGGGGTGGTCTCCGACGAGATGGCCGAACTCGCCAAGGGCCGCAGCCCGGTGGTGCCGCTGGTGGAGCGGCTGGAGATCGTGCGCAGCGTGCGGTTCGTGGACGCGGCGTTCGTGGAGACCGTGCCCGACAAGCTGGAGACGTGGCGCCAGGTGCGCTTCGACGTGCTGTTCAAGGGCGACGACTGGCGCGGCACCGACAAGGGGCGGCGGTTGGAGCGGAAGTTCGCGGCGGTCGGCGTGGAGATCGTCTACTTCCCCTACACCGTGCACACCTCCAGTACGCAGTTGCGCCGCGCGCTCGACGTGCTCACCGGTCCGGCCGGGGGCGTCGCGGCGGCCGGCGGGGCGGGCCCGACACCGCTCAACCCGCCTGACGCGGCAGCGCGTTGA
- a CDS encoding TetR/AcrR family transcriptional regulator, with product MSDADADPAPPPVPDPVPDPAPAPAPRRRASRADALRNRDKLVAAARAAFTASGEAAPLEAIAREAGVGIGTLYRNFPTREALVEAVYAAELDDVTDSAPRLLERSAPADALRAWMRRYAAFVATKRGMAEVLRAGWDSGRIATPDTRRRIGAAVGTLLARGAEDGTIRGDVAADDLTVMLLGIFLTAATGDGQEQADRLIDLVMDALRPQPDA from the coding sequence TTGTCCGACGCCGACGCCGATCCCGCGCCGCCCCCTGTCCCCGACCCGGTCCCGGACCCCGCTCCCGCGCCCGCGCCGCGCAGGCGCGCCTCCCGTGCGGACGCGCTCCGCAACCGCGACAAGCTCGTGGCGGCCGCCCGTGCCGCCTTCACCGCCTCCGGCGAGGCCGCCCCGCTCGAAGCCATCGCCCGCGAGGCGGGCGTCGGCATCGGCACGCTCTACCGCAACTTCCCGACCCGCGAGGCGCTGGTGGAGGCGGTCTACGCGGCGGAACTCGACGACGTCACCGACAGCGCGCCCCGCCTGCTGGAGAGGTCGGCGCCCGCCGACGCGCTGCGCGCCTGGATGCGGCGGTACGCCGCCTTCGTCGCGACCAAGCGCGGCATGGCCGAGGTGCTGCGCGCCGGCTGGGACTCCGGCCGGATCGCCACGCCCGACACGCGCCGGCGGATCGGCGCGGCCGTCGGCACCCTCCTCGCCCGCGGCGCCGAGGACGGCACGATCCGCGGCGACGTGGCCGCGGACGACCTCACCGTGATGCTCCTCGGGATCTTCCTGACCGCGGCCACCGGGGACGGCCAGGAGCAGGCCGACCGCCTGATCGACCTGGTCATGGACGCGCTGCGGCCGCAGCCGGACGCCTGA
- a CDS encoding type II toxin-antitoxin system VapB family antitoxin gives MSVTTIDLDDDALAKALRVAGGGTKKDVVNAALREYAERHERAALVARHFRAAQQWDYEGWLRRRSDDKRGSGA, from the coding sequence GTGAGTGTGACGACCATCGACCTCGACGACGACGCGCTGGCCAAGGCCCTCCGCGTCGCCGGAGGCGGGACCAAGAAGGACGTGGTCAACGCCGCCCTCCGGGAATACGCCGAACGTCACGAGCGGGCCGCGCTCGTGGCACGACACTTCCGGGCCGCCCAGCAGTGGGACTACGAGGGCTGGCTTCGGCGCCGCAGCGACGACAAGCGGGGCAGCGGCGCGTGA
- a CDS encoding PIN domain-containing protein codes for MIHYLLDSSGLWRLLREEKLGEAWLETTTLQAIGSCAAQRAEFRRSARNVAEFEAMGEMFTDLYPDVPVPKRVWDWVGAAQYALAEKGVLGAAGPLDLLICATAAHHGLIVLHDDTDFVTAARVLPDVSERNVRDAPGL; via the coding sequence GTGATCCACTACCTCCTCGACTCCTCGGGGCTGTGGCGCCTCCTGCGCGAGGAGAAGCTCGGGGAAGCATGGCTGGAGACCACCACGCTCCAGGCCATCGGGTCGTGCGCCGCCCAGCGCGCCGAGTTCCGGCGCTCGGCGCGGAACGTCGCCGAGTTCGAGGCGATGGGGGAGATGTTCACCGACCTCTACCCCGACGTACCCGTTCCGAAGAGGGTGTGGGACTGGGTCGGCGCCGCGCAGTACGCCCTCGCCGAGAAGGGTGTGCTCGGCGCGGCCGGTCCCCTCGACCTGCTGATCTGCGCGACCGCCGCGCACCACGGGCTGATCGTCCTGCACGACGACACCGACTTCGTCACGGCGGCCCGTGTCCTGCCCGACGTGAGCGAGCGGAACGTGCGCGACGCCCCTGGTCTCTGA